In Ignisphaera sp., the sequence ATTACCAATGGCAACAGCAGCTCTAAACCTTGAAATCCTACCTGCATCAGTCATTTTTTGTACCAACACAACATCTAAAATCTCCTGTTTCAAATTGGGAAGAAGAATATCAATAATTTCAGGCTCCATTATTACTGCATTTAAAGCAAATATTTGATCTATTGATGTAATCTTACCTTCCTTAACCATCCAACCAAGTCTTGTTCTAGGGGTCCACTCCTCAATATTTATGCTCATAGCTGCTGAACCACCTCCTTCAAATACCTCTCTTCATCAGATTATCAATTATATTTGCAATATTTTTGTTTTCTGATATGGACGAATAAACATTTAGTATCACATTTCTTACATGTTCAAAGTGCTCCACAAGATTTCTTGGATCAAATCCTGTTCTAAGCAACGCTGAAAATTGTCTATTAAACTTTTCTGGGTCTTTTTCACTTAGCGTCTTAGCATACTCAGCTATGGTAACTCCTCTCAACCTATCATCACCTGGCAACATCTCTTGATCTACAGGAACCTTTACACCACCATCGATAACGCCTTTTATTACAGCAAATATTTTCGATCCTTTAACTGGTCTATGAAGACCTATATCGGCAATAGCTTCTTTAATTCCTAGTTTACTCGCTCTTAAACCAGCTAGGAGCCCTACAAGATATGCTGCTGGCGTGTTCTTTGTTCCACCTCTCCATCCAAATAATTTTACAAGTTCCCTGCTATGAGCAGATACTATTACATAATCTCCCATCGGCGTCAGATAAACAAACTGAACACTTATATATTTGTTAGTCTTTCTAATCATTAAAACTATATGCTTATTTCTGGCAAGCTTATATCTTTTATGGTAGTTTGTCTTTCCTTCTCTTCTTCTCTTTTTAGGAACTTTGTAATTTGATCCATGAGCCAATTTATTCACCTAAAGTTTTGAGGTAACATATTCTGATCTCTCATATACCTTTTTAGAGAGGCTAAGCTGTCAAATGCTCCTCCTTTTGCTTTTCTGTATAACAATCTATATGTCTTCTTGTCTATTACCCCATTATCTCTGAGCCATTTAAGATATCTCCTGATTTTTCTGATCTTATTTATCCATAACCTTTTAGGATCTGCTCTTGCTCCTTTAGTACCCTTTCTCTTTCCTTGTCCTCTATGTCTTCCCTCCTTCCTTTCCCCATGAAACTCTCGCCATCTTCCCTTTGAATTACTCTTTGCATACTCAGCATATATAACACCATCTTTTATCAACCTCCTTATCTCCTCCTTTGTTACTGCACCCTCTATCCTATCAATAGCTGAAATGTCGAACTTTATTCTAGATTCGCCTACACCTAATATCTCAGCTGCCAACCTTTTTTGATAGCTTAAATCCATTAATAATCTCACCTTTCATTAGCTACCTTTAAGCCTCTTGATTTAGCTAGTTTGATTAGCTCTAGTCTCTTTTTGAGACCTACACTTGAGGCTATATAAACTATATGTTTTGATGGTTCAAGTTTATTCAGATCTTCCACGTTTGTAACTACCACCGGTTTTAACCCACTAGGGTGAAGGTTCTTAATTTCGCTTGGTGTACCATAACCTATGGATGCTTTGGGTGGATAACCTTTTAGTTCTAGTCTAACTGGATTGTCCTTTCCCCTAGGCTTTTTCCACTTTAAGTTATTTTCAAACTTTGCGAACTTCCACCATAACCATCTAAGAAACTCTGGTTTTCTCATCCTCATTTTCATTAACAATATCTTTCTTTTCTTTCTCAAACTTTTCAGCATCTTCATTCTTTTTGTCAGCATCTCCTTATAATCAACACTCATTCTGCCACACCTTTTTCATAAATATATATACCGTCAACAAATATTCTTCTATCTTTATCCTTAACCTTAGCAGCAATCTCTATATTTGCAGCTGTTTGTGAGACCTTCTCCACATCTATCCCCTCAACAATTATATCTTTACCGTCAACCCTAACCTTAACACCTTCTAATATCTTTGCCTTCCTAGGGGCTCTTTCACCAAGAAAATTCTCGATAATTACATTATCACCAGAGACCTTAACAGTGACAGGAAAGTGTGAAGATACAACCTTGAGTTTGTATCTCCAACCTTTTGTTACACCGATTATCATATTATTTATATGAGAAGAAATTGTGTACATCAATGCTTTTGTCCTGCTATTAGCAAAAAAAGTTTCTAGAACTATTTTACCGCTCTCTACTTTGATGTCAATGTTTTTCGCATAACTAAAATCTCTTACAAGCTCTCCTTTAGGTCCCTTAACCCTCACTACTTTGTTGTTTATCTCTACCTCAACACCACTTGGAATATCTATTTGATCAACTAAATGTACAGCCCTAGCCAATTCTACCACCGTTAATAGACATAAGCTATTAGAATCCCACCTATTTTCTTTTCTATAGCCTCTCTATGAGAAAGAACTCCCTGGTTTGTTGATAGAATTAATATTCCGATATCTTTTGAAGGCAAATACCTTCTTATGTAATGGGGCATTTGCAATAGATCTCTATATGACACGGCAATTCTAGGCTTTACAGCGCCTGCCTTGTTTATCCTACCCATTAGCTGAACTAGTATCTTTCCCCATCTACCGTCATCTATGTATTCAAATTCTCCAACATAACCATATTTTTGCATAACTCTTAAAACCCTTATTATAAGTTTTGAAGCCGGCCATATCAATGCCTCCGATTTCCTTCTAACCTCAGCATTTGTAATTGTTGCAAGCGCATTTGAGAGAGTATCTAGCATTGTCACAGATATTCACCTTCAGTTGTACTTTCTAAATCCCATTATTATAGCTACTTCTCTAAAACATTGCCTACAGAGATACATACCATATTTCTGTATTACAGCATCCCTGTTACCACATCTTCTGCACACTTGCGCTCCCCGCCCATATTTTCTTTCTGTAGGTGGTCTATATTTACCCATTTAACCCACCTCTCAACCAACAATACGAACTCCAAATAAAATTTCTAGTAGAAGTATGCTCTCTTCTTTCTTCACCCTATGTCTTCGTGGTATTGATGATACTCTTCTTCTACGCCTCCTCATAACTCTGAAGCCAGGCCTTTCAAAAGTAAGTGCAACATCCATTCCAAATATACCTATCTCTGGATCGTATCTTACGCCAGGTAGCAACAAATGCTCTTTAATTCCAAATGAGACATTGCCATATTCATCAAAAGAAGATAACTTAAGCGTATTGTTAACAGCGTAAAGAGCTCTCCTAAGAAATTCTAAAGCATTTTGCCCACGAAGTGTAACTACAGCAGCTATGGGTTGTTTTCTACTAATACCAAACTCTCTAATAGTCTTCCTTGCCCTGCGTATAGAGGGTTCTTGGCCCGTTAATTGCTCAAGTAATTTCACAGCCTTTTCAAGTCTCTCTGAAGCTCCTCCAACACCAATATTTACAGTTACCTTAGCTATTCTTGGTATGATCATGGGCTTTTCTCTCCACATCTTCAGTATAGAGTTAACAGTTTCTTGGCTTAAAATGGAACTTGAATGCGTCTCCGGTATTGAAGATATTGTTATACATCCATTTTTTATGATTGCCACAGATGACATTGATCTGCTCACCCTATATCCCTGCTACAGTTACTAATGGCTTATCCTCACCTATGACTAGTATATAGTCCAAAATTGTTTGAAATCTATGACCTTGTAAATCCTCAAGCATTACAATAGATCTTCTTTTTTTGAGACCTGGTCTAATGTCCATGTTTACTATTCTTCCTATTCTTCCGACATTTCTGCCATCTATTACTACAGCAATTTTACCAATATCTAATTTTATATGCTGCAATATATTCTGCGATGGAACTTCTATCAATAGAGAATCAAGAGTCGATATATTAGATGCCTCAACGGGCTTTGTAGGATCTTTAACTTTGATTTGCACATTCCTTCCGTCCATTAAATTTAATTGTAAGTCTCCTCCATTCACAGTGGTCTTATTCTCTATTCTGACTATTTTTAAAAATCTCTCTTCCTTAGGAATATTGACATACCAAAGATGCTTTACTGGGTATGGAACAAATCGTGCATAGAAGTCTATATCAGGTATTGAAATGGTGTCCATGATGCCAACTGGAAACTTATAGTCTCTTCGAATTACTCCATCAATATACACCTTTCCATCAAATATTATTCTCTTAGCCTCTCTCGCAGTCTCAGCCAAACCAAGAACATCCCTTATGACAATCAACAAAGGCATGCTTCTGTCAATTGGATGGGGACCTGGTAAAGGTTTTACAACCCATTTATACTCCTTTCTAAGAATAGGCCAGAACCAAGGAGCTGCTAATCTTTTTAAGTGTTTTGATCCTCCCATTCTAGCCATAAACGTCACCTAGCTAGGCTTTTCCAATAAGCTTTTTCTGATCCTCATTAAGAGGCTTTGCTTTTCCAATCTTAACGAGTTCCTCTCTACTCTTCTGCCTTCTCTCAATTATTTTCCTCCTTATCTCATCAACTTCGCCAAGTTTCACAATAACTACTTTTGATGGATGTATGGGATAGTAGACGTCAGTTCCGTCCGCCTTCTTTATAGTTACACCCTCTACATATATCCTACTCCTTTTTAAGTCAACGTTAACAACTTTACCTTCGTGACCTTTCCAATCACCTCTAATTATTCTAACAACATCGCCGTTCCTAACATATAATCTTTTAATCCCTAACTCTCTCCTCAGATCCTCGGATAGCGATGCAGTGAGCAACCTCCATCTCAAGTGGAGAGGTAGGTTAAATAATCTTTTTCTCTGCTTCCTTGGCTGTACGGTTTTGAGTTCCATGCTCCTCATACCCCTATCATACAACTATCGTTGCCATATTTGCTATCTGAGGCCATCTTTCAATGGCTTCTCTAGCCACAGGACCTCTTATCTCTTTCCCTTTTGGCGTTCCATCGGGGTTCACCAACACACATGCATTATCTTCAAATGCTATCCATGTACCATCAGGTCTCCTATAGGGCTTTTTCTGCCTTATAACTATGGCCCGTGTAATTTGTCCTCTTAACTCGGGATTTCCTTTCTTAATAGTTGCTATAACCATGTCACCAACGGTTGCAAAAGGTACTCTCCTAAGCCTAGTCTTTATCCCTACAACTCCTACCACCATAACTTCTCTAGCTCCACTATTGTCTGCCACTACCAGCCTTGTTCCATTAATTATGCCGGCAACTCTTCTTCTTCTTGGAAAAGCTGCACCCGTCTTTGCCCTCTTCGCTGCCATGAATTAATCACCTACCTTTGTTTTGCCGATGATACCTAACACGACAAAAGATACACTTTTTGCCAGAGGTCTTGTCTCGCCTATAATCACTATATCACCTTCTTTAGCTGAGATACATGGGGGATTATGAGCATGTATTCTGCTTCTTCTTCTCTCATATCTCTTAAACTTCCTTACCCAAACCACATACTCTCTCTCAACAACCACAGTGTTTTGCATTCTTGATTTTATAACCTTCCCAATAAGCATCAATCCTCTGACCTTGACATTGCCATGCCAAGGACATTTTTTATCGTTGCATATCCTTTCAGGGGGTTTTAGCCCAGGGTACACAATACCTATGTTCCTGGTCTGTGCATTTTGCTGTACAGACATTCCATCTCACTACTCTTCTTAGACATTATCTTATCGTCTAGCCAACTTTTTAAGTCTATCCTCAGGCCTTCCAACTATTTGACTGCCATCGATATAAGCTTTTGCACCGTTTTCCGGTATGGTGAATACAAATATCCCTCCATTCTTCATTACCGTCACAATTTTTCTATGGTTAGCATCGGCTATTCGAAGTGTGTTCATGGTCTCATCAATGATAACTCCTTTTACACCAATTAATGATGGGTCAATATGGGATATAACCTCAACCTGTAAACCTATCAGCTCGTGATATGCTATGTTCTTATCTGTTCTATGCATGGCTCTCTTCACCCTTGGATTCCTCATTAATTATGGTTAATATTCTTGCAATGTTCTTTTTCACAATTCTTATTCTTGCTACATTAGTTAAGGTTCCTGTTTTAGCCTGTGTCAATAGCCTTGCAAGTTCTAATTTCAACTCATTCAAAAGCTTTAGTCTCTCTTCCATACTCATAGATCTTATCTCTTCAGCTTTGAGTGGT encodes:
- a CDS encoding 50S ribosomal protein L32e, which codes for MSVDYKEMLTKRMKMLKSLRKKRKILLMKMRMRKPEFLRWLWWKFAKFENNLKWKKPRGKDNPVRLELKGYPPKASIGYGTPSEIKNLHPSGLKPVVVTNVEDLNKLEPSKHIVYIASSVGLKKRLELIKLAKSRGLKVANER
- a CDS encoding 30S ribosomal protein S4e, whose translation is MARMGGSKHLKRLAAPWFWPILRKEYKWVVKPLPGPHPIDRSMPLLIVIRDVLGLAETAREAKRIIFDGKVYIDGVIRRDYKFPVGIMDTISIPDIDFYARFVPYPVKHLWYVNIPKEERFLKIVRIENKTTVNGGDLQLNLMDGRNVQIKVKDPTKPVEASNISTLDSLLIEVPSQNILQHIKLDIGKIAVVIDGRNVGRIGRIVNMDIRPGLKKRRSIVMLEDLQGHRFQTILDYILVIGEDKPLVTVAGI
- a CDS encoding 30S ribosomal protein S14 codes for the protein MGKYRPPTERKYGRGAQVCRRCGNRDAVIQKYGMYLCRQCFREVAIIMGFRKYN
- a CDS encoding 30S ribosomal protein S17, whose amino-acid sequence is MSVQQNAQTRNIGIVYPGLKPPERICNDKKCPWHGNVKVRGLMLIGKVIKSRMQNTVVVEREYVVWVRKFKRYERRRSRIHAHNPPCISAKEGDIVIIGETRPLAKSVSFVVLGIIGKTKVGD
- a CDS encoding 30S ribosomal protein S8; the protein is MTMLDTLSNALATITNAEVRRKSEALIWPASKLIIRVLRVMQKYGYVGEFEYIDDGRWGKILVQLMGRINKAGAVKPRIAVSYRDLLQMPHYIRRYLPSKDIGILILSTNQGVLSHREAIEKKIGGILIAYVY
- a CDS encoding 50S ribosomal protein L18, which encodes MAHGSNYKVPKKRRREGKTNYHKRYKLARNKHIVLMIRKTNKYISVQFVYLTPMGDYVIVSAHSRELVKLFGWRGGTKNTPAAYLVGLLAGLRASKLGIKEAIADIGLHRPVKGSKIFAVIKGVIDGGVKVPVDQEMLPGDDRLRGVTIAEYAKTLSEKDPEKFNRQFSALLRTGFDPRNLVEHFEHVRNVILNVYSSISENKNIANIIDNLMKRGI
- the rpmC gene encoding 50S ribosomal protein L29; translated protein: MSDRPLKAEEIRSMSMEERLKLLNELKLELARLLTQAKTGTLTNVARIRIVKKNIARILTIINEESKGEESHA
- a CDS encoding ribonuclease P protein subunit; this translates as MHRTDKNIAYHELIGLQVEVISHIDPSLIGVKGVIIDETMNTLRIADANHRKIVTVMKNGGIFVFTIPENGAKAYIDGSQIVGRPEDRLKKLARR
- a CDS encoding 50S ribosomal protein L19e — translated: MDLSYQKRLAAEILGVGESRIKFDISAIDRIEGAVTKEEIRRLIKDGVIYAEYAKSNSKGRWREFHGERKEGRHRGQGKRKGTKGARADPKRLWINKIRKIRRYLKWLRDNGVIDKKTYRLLYRKAKGGAFDSLASLKRYMRDQNMLPQNFR
- a CDS encoding 50S ribosomal protein L14; protein product: MAAKRAKTGAAFPRRRRVAGIINGTRLVVADNSGAREVMVVGVVGIKTRLRRVPFATVGDMVIATIKKGNPELRGQITRAIVIRQKKPYRRPDGTWIAFEDNACVLVNPDGTPKGKEIRGPVAREAIERWPQIANMATIVV
- the rplX gene encoding 50S ribosomal protein L24; the encoded protein is MELKTVQPRKQRKRLFNLPLHLRWRLLTASLSEDLRRELGIKRLYVRNGDVVRIIRGDWKGHEGKVVNVDLKRSRIYVEGVTIKKADGTDVYYPIHPSKVVIVKLGEVDEIRRKIIERRQKSREELVKIGKAKPLNEDQKKLIGKA
- a CDS encoding 50S ribosomal protein L6, producing MARAVHLVDQIDIPSGVEVEINNKVVRVKGPKGELVRDFSYAKNIDIKVESGKIVLETFFANSRTKALMYTISSHINNMIIGVTKGWRYKLKVVSSHFPVTVKVSGDNVIIENFLGERAPRKAKILEGVKVRVDGKDIIVEGIDVEKVSQTAANIEIAAKVKDKDRRIFVDGIYIYEKGVAE
- a CDS encoding 50S ribosomal protein L5 codes for the protein MWREKPMIIPRIAKVTVNIGVGGASERLEKAVKLLEQLTGQEPSIRRARKTIREFGISRKQPIAAVVTLRGQNALEFLRRALYAVNNTLKLSSFDEYGNVSFGIKEHLLLPGVRYDPEIGIFGMDVALTFERPGFRVMRRRRRRVSSIPRRHRVKKEESILLLEILFGVRIVG